Genomic window (Bradyrhizobium sp. 186):
CGGCTGCCTGGTGTCGGCCATACGCTCCGAACGAGCGCACGATGACAGTCGCCCGAGTGCTGCCGGCGACGCTCGTAGGCCTCATCCTCATGTTCCTCGCCTTGCCCATCGTCGTCGTGATGGTGGTCTCGTTTTCTTCGGCGACCTACCTGACGTTTCCACCGCCGGCCTTCGGGTTGCGCTGGTACAGCGTCTATTTCGCCAGCGACGATTGGTTGCGCTCGACCTGGCTCAGCCTCTGGGTCGCAGCCTCCGTGGTCGTGCTGGCGACGCTACTCGGTACGCTGGCAGCGCTTGGCATCGCCCGCCTGCCCAAAGCACTCCGCGTTCTGGCCTCTGCGCTGATCCTGTCGCCGTTGATCGTGCCGGTGATCGTCGTGGCCATCGGCATCTACTACGCCTTCGCCCGTTACGGCTTGGTCGGCACGCCGGCCGGCCTGATCTTCGCCCATACCTGTCTTGCGGTGCCCTTCGTCGTCACCAGCGTGAACGCCAGCCTCGCGGGCATCGACCCCCGCCTGGAGCAGGCGGCGCTTAGCCTCGGCGCTACACCCACCGGCACTTTTTTCCAGATCACGCTGCCACTGATCCGCCCCGGCGTTCTGGTCGGCGCCCTGTTCGCCTTCATCACATCGTTCGATGAGCTGGTCGTTGCGCTGTTCATATCCGGCTCCGGCGCGGTCACGCTGCCGCGCCGCATGTGGGACGATTTGCTCTATCAGATCGAGCCAACCATCGCAGCGGTCTCAACCCTGACCATCGTGCTGACGGTCGTGTTGATGGGCTGCGCCCACCTCCTTGGAAAACGAGCGGCCGCTTGACCTTGGCCCAGCCGAGACGCCGCGTGCAATTTGACCGGGCGTGTAGGTTACGTCTGGCGACCGAGCAAGGCGAGCAAGCCGTACACAGGAATCTTTGCGGCGCTGCTTGATTCAGGTTTCCTCGAAAACATCCCTTTCAGGCGGACGATCGGAGGAAATATCGCAGATTTGGTTCGTGTGGGGAAAGGCGGTAGCGGTCTCCCGCTACCAAACTTCTGCGATCTTGTTCGCCTTCCTTCGATCATCTGCGATCCGTTGCGCTTAATGGTAGCGCCTGACCAGTACGATTTGGATCTCGTTAGATTTCGCTTGCTGGAATTGGCTCAAATTTGCACATGATGGATTGGAACGAAAGTTCAAGTTTTCAAGTAATTGGAGGGCGGCATGTGCACGATGTGTGCACCGGGAGATCAGAGAAAATCTACCAACAACCAACGTGAGCAGGCGCTGCGGTCTGAGCGGCGAGTTGATGTTTCGAGACGGGGAGTGATCTCGTTCGGCAAGCCGCGAATTTGCGCGTCAATTATCGAGGGCTCAGGTCTCGGAATGGGTGGTTATGGAAAACCTCGGCCATCGGGTCCGCAACGCCGTATGACGGCGCCCTAGACCTGCGCCTTCAGCGCGGCGGCCAGAAAATCGATCGTGGCGCGAACGCCGGGTAACATGCCGCGCCGGGAGGGAAAGACGAGATGGATGATGCCGTCCTTGGCGCTCCACTCCGGCAGAATGCGGATCAGCTGTCCATCGCGCAGGGCTTCTTGACATTGAAGTTCGGGCAGCAGGGCTACGCCGATCCCGGCCTGGGCCGCTTCAATGAGAATGGCAAAGTCGCCGGCCGAGACCTTCGGCTCAACCGCGATCGAGGCCTTTTGCCCCCGGGGCCCTGAAAGCTCCCATGTCCGCGGACCTAGCGTTTCGGTCGCATCGAGAATCGGCAGCCGCGAAAGATCGTTCGCCGCTTTGGGCGTTCCATGTTCCTTCAGGAGGGCGGCGTTCGCGACGAGAATCCTCCGGCTGATTCCGATCTTGCGCATTTGCATCTCGCTGTCGGTATCGAGATTTTCCCGATGCGGATAGCGACGTCGACCTGCTCTTCGATCAGGTTGATTGGCCGGTTGGTGATGAGGAACTGAGTCCGGAGGCGAGGATACTTCGCGAAAAGCTCGGGCAATCTTGGCGCAAGCGTCCTCTGGACACTAACCGGGCAGCCGATGCGGACGAGGCCCTGAGGCTCGGATTTCATCCGCAAGGCGACTTCATCCACGGCCTCTGCGGCGTCAACCACGGTTTGCGCGTGCCGATAAACGTCTCGACCGATGACCGTGATGCTCAAACGGCGCGTCGAGCGCTCGATCAGGCGAACGCCCAACTGCTCCTCCAGCAGCGCGACACGGCGGCTGATCCTGGATTTCGGCAAGCCGAGTGCGCGAGCCGCAGCCGAAAACCCCTCGTGCTTCACCACGGCCGCGAAGAAATAGAGATCGTTGAAGTCCCGCATGGGAGGCGCTGCCAGATCGATTCCTCGCGCATCGGGCGGGATCAGGGCATTCATCCGCATCATAATTTCTCCCGGTTTTCAACGCCGAATCGTCGTTGTCGACCGGAAAGCCGATCGACAGGCATCGCGAGAAATTCCCGGCGATCGGCCTGTTTGCCCGATCAGGCCGCCTCCGAGCGAGGCCGCCCCGAGCTGTCGCATGGTATCTCCACCTGATGCCCGGACTCGATGTGAGCGCCTCAGGAGGCCCGCGACTAGTCGATCAGGTTCGGACGCACCGTTCCAGCATGTGAACGATGAAGCACCGAATGACGAACGCAACGTCGTTCGGCCAATGGAACGCTCTGTCTGACACACGCCGGCTAATGCGGCAGATCAATCGTCTCTATAACCGGCTCATTGACGGAGACTGATCATGTTCGACATGCTGAAAATCAAACTGATCAAAGCGCTTCGGAGCTTCAAGCATGCTTGTCTAACGCCGGTCGCGCGGGACGACGACGGAGACGACGGTGACATCGCCACGCCGAAGACCTGCGTGGGCGATGACGTCTGAAGCGCGGCTACCCAGCGATCGTTCACCGGATAGAACGATCCGTCCGAAATTGGCCGACTAATCGCTTGGCGGATTCAGACCGATACCAAGGGGGAAGCGAACACCGGTGTGGTTCGCGACCGGCGAGGCCAAAGCTTGGCTCGCCGACTTCAACCAACTCAAGAAAGGTGTCACCATCATGAGTGTTAACCGTTATCTTCCCTTCGCCGGCCGTGTTCTGATCGGTCTCCCGTTGGCCATGAGCGGCCTCAGCAAGCTGGGCGCTTATGCGGCGACCACGGCCCCTCATCAATTCGGCCGGGCTGCCGTTGCCGCCGCTGGCTTTTGCCGTGGCCGTCGCCGTCGAACTGGGCGGTGGTCTGCTGCTGATCGCCGGCTACCAGACCCGCGCTGTGGCGCTTGCGTTGGCCGTGTTTTCGATCGCGACCGCTGTTTCATTTCACAGCAACTTCGCCGACCAGAACCAGATGATTCACTTCCTGAAGAACGTGATGATGGCGGGCGGACTGCTCCAGATCGCGGCTTTCGGTGCGGGCGCTCTCAGCATCGACAACCGCGCGAAGAATACGGCGCCCTACGCCGAAGCCGCCGTCACCGGCTAGGCTGAATTCGAACTCCGCAAGGCTGTTGAAAAACCCCAGTAGTCTCAATGACTGCTGGGGTTTCATTTTGCAGATGGTCGGAACGGCTTGGTTCCGCGAGCGCAAATCACCAGGTGTTAGTGGTCGATCCAGACGGTCATGCCCGGCTCAAGGCCTACTAACTCTCCCTTTGGGTCGAGGCGCAGGCGAAGCGTGTTGCGGTCATGATCGCCAATCACCCGCTCGGCCTGCCAGGTGGCAAACACGCCGAGCGGTCGCAGTTCGGTGATGACCGCCTTCGTCGCGACATCGGCGCCGTTCTGCATCACATTCGCTGTTTCTCCCATCGAGAGACGATTGAGATGATCCTCGCGCACGTTGAACGAGAGCCATTGCCTGCCCGCCGCCTCGACCATCAGGATCGGTTGGCCCGCGCGAACATTTTCGCCGACCTCGGCGGCGATGACGCTGACCACGCCGTCGGCCGGCGCACGCAACACCATCTTGTCGAGGCGGCGCTCGAGCACGGTGACCGCGGCGGCCGCGGCCTGCACCTGCGCGTCGGCGATCGCGCGTTCCTCCCGGGTCGGTCCCGCCACGGCCGCCTCGTAATTGGCCTGGGCCTCCGCCACGTCGGCACGTGCGCTTGCAACGTCGTTCTCGGCCTGGTCGAGCGACTGCTGGGATTCAAAGCTCTGGCGCGCCAGCGTGCTGGTCCTGGTGAGCTGGGCCTGCACAAAGTCGAGGCGGGCGCTGGCTTTGGCGATGGCGGCTTTCAGTGAGTCGACCTGTTCGCGACGGACGCCGGCATAGACGTTGTTGCGGTTGGCGGTCACTGATGCGAGCGCAGCCCGCGCCTGGTCCGCCTGCGCCGTCAGTTCCACCGCGGAGAGCCGCGCCAGAATATCGCCAGCGCGCACGTAAGCGCCTTTCTCGACCGCAATCGACTGGAGTTGGCCGCTCACCTCCGGCTCGACCCTGACTTCGGTCGTGCGCACGACACCGACGATTGCAGGCGGCGATCCGGAACGACGCGCGGAGGTGATCAGGACGCCCGCGACGAGCGCGAGCTGGATCGCAACCATGGCGGCAAGCCTAGCCTTGTGCATGTCGCTGTCCTCTCTTGACAACAAATGCCGAGATCACCGCGAGCGCGAAATAGACCAGCGCCAGGCACCAGAGGCCGAGCCAGTCATGCGCGACCTCCCAGATGCCGGCACCGAGCTGGTTGATGCGGACGAGGCCGTCGATCGCGGAGTCGGCCGGGAACAGCCGGCCCAGCGCGAGGGCCGCGTCGGGGATCGCTTCGCGCGGCCATGCGAAGCCGGCGGTGAAGAACTGGGGCAGGCTGGTTGCCAGCAGGAGGAGGGTCGCGTTTTCGGGCCGGGTGAACCAGGCTCCGATCGCCTGTCCCAGGAAACTCGTCGCCAGCAGGAAGATGGTCGCGAGCGCGAAGATCTGCGGCAGATGGCCGAGCGTCGAAAAGCCGTAGATCCGCGGCAGCACGATGAGATAGAGCGCGACTGCCGGCAGGTAGATGGTCAGATGCGCGACGCCGCGGCCGAGCACGCCGGTGAACGCGCCGCCTGCGCCCGCCAGCGCAGAGCCGGTCAGCATCGCTGCGCCGATCAGCAGG
Coding sequences:
- a CDS encoding ABC transporter permease translates to MTVARVLPATLVGLILMFLALPIVVVMVVSFSSATYLTFPPPAFGLRWYSVYFASDDWLRSTWLSLWVAASVVVLATLLGTLAALGIARLPKALRVLASALILSPLIVPVIVVAIGIYYAFARYGLVGTPAGLIFAHTCLAVPFVVTSVNASLAGIDPRLEQAALSLGATPTGTFFQITLPLIRPGVLVGALFAFITSFDELVVALFISGSGAVTLPRRMWDDLLYQIEPTIAAVSTLTIVLTVVLMGCAHLLGKRAAA
- a CDS encoding LysR substrate-binding domain-containing protein, encoding MQMRKIGISRRILVANAALLKEHGTPKAANDLSRLPILDATETLGPRTWELSGPRGQKASIAVEPKVSAGDFAILIEAAQAGIGVALLPELQCQEALRDGQLIRILPEWSAKDGIIHLVFPSRRGMLPGVRATIDFLAAALKAQV
- a CDS encoding HlyD family efflux transporter periplasmic adaptor subunit; the protein is MHKARLAAMVAIQLALVAGVLITSARRSGSPPAIVGVVRTTEVRVEPEVSGQLQSIAVEKGAYVRAGDILARLSAVELTAQADQARAALASVTANRNNVYAGVRREQVDSLKAAIAKASARLDFVQAQLTRTSTLARQSFESQQSLDQAENDVASARADVAEAQANYEAAVAGPTREERAIADAQVQAAAAAVTVLERRLDKMVLRAPADGVVSVIAAEVGENVRAGQPILMVEAAGRQWLSFNVREDHLNRLSMGETANVMQNGADVATKAVITELRPLGVFATWQAERVIGDHDRNTLRLRLDPKGELVGLEPGMTVWIDH